The nucleotide window CAAAATAACCGACTACCGCTTCTCCCGGTGGAGGATCTACCCTCTTAACAAGATATTACCACTGCTTATCCGGGCATCAGGCTGCGGTGAGAGATCGCTAAGAGGGATGTGGCTTTGGGCGGTGAACAGATGGGAGGAGGTTAGAGAGATGA belongs to Candidatus Poribacteria bacterium and includes:
- a CDS encoding transposase family protein — its product is MLVAGRYVHPNSLFARLSKITDYRFSRWRIYPLNKILPLLIRASGCGERSLRGMWLWAVNRWEEVREM